Proteins from a genomic interval of Neisseria arctica:
- a CDS encoding glycosyltransferase, with translation MKITIVAPYCSLPSEPHFNRFWYLAELLSQKHDVLLLTSNFKHYDKSFRRPEDAENASKGRLRVKLLAESGYQKNVSLQRVQSHHVFVKNFEQWLQSCRPGDQDIVFSAYPLIATNLLLGKHKQRLGYKLIIDVQDVWPESFSSVVPVLKKIPHNLLPFAYRANTAYAAADGLVAVSQTYLDRAKEANPKVPGEVVYIGADFNTLDSVEAKAFATGTTRFFYLGTLSFSYDVETVCKGIQALLDAGEEVELHIMGGGPDLEKLKAYANESIIFYGYLPYAEMMSIAKGCDISVNPIHSYAMQSITNKLSDYMALQKPILNSQVNDEVSQVLTLLPHANYTSGDVNSFIGAARRILQHKNDPVQSDEIVHRFKRDVAYQKIVNMIEKLAHE, from the coding sequence ATGAAAATTACTATTGTCGCCCCGTATTGCTCCCTACCTAGCGAACCGCATTTCAACCGCTTTTGGTATTTAGCAGAATTATTAAGCCAAAAACATGATGTTTTATTGCTAACCAGCAATTTCAAACATTATGACAAATCTTTCAGACGGCCTGAAGATGCGGAAAATGCCTCCAAGGGCAGATTGCGAGTCAAACTGCTGGCCGAAAGCGGATATCAGAAAAACGTTTCGTTACAGCGTGTTCAAAGCCATCATGTTTTTGTCAAAAATTTCGAACAATGGCTGCAAAGCTGCCGCCCGGGCGATCAAGATATCGTTTTTTCGGCCTATCCCCTTATAGCAACCAACCTATTGCTGGGCAAACATAAACAACGCTTAGGCTACAAACTGATTATTGATGTACAAGACGTATGGCCGGAATCATTTTCATCCGTCGTGCCCGTTTTGAAAAAAATACCTCACAACCTACTGCCGTTCGCATACCGTGCGAATACTGCCTATGCGGCTGCGGACGGCCTAGTGGCAGTGTCGCAAACCTATCTCGACCGTGCCAAAGAAGCCAATCCTAAAGTACCCGGCGAAGTCGTTTATATCGGTGCCGACTTCAACACTTTAGATTCCGTTGAAGCCAAAGCCTTCGCCACCGGCACGACACGCTTTTTTTATCTAGGCACTCTGAGCTTCAGTTACGACGTAGAAACAGTCTGCAAAGGTATCCAAGCCCTCTTGGATGCAGGAGAGGAAGTTGAGCTGCACATTATGGGTGGCGGCCCGGATTTAGAAAAATTAAAGGCTTACGCCAACGAATCAATTATTTTCTACGGCTATCTGCCTTATGCGGAAATGATGTCGATTGCCAAAGGTTGTGATATTTCGGTGAACCCCATCCATTCCTACGCCATGCAATCCATCACCAACAAACTGTCGGACTACATGGCCCTGCAAAAGCCCATTTTAAACAGCCAAGTTAATGATGAAGTGTCCCAAGTACTTACTCTGCTTCCGCATGCAAACTATACCTCAGGAGATGTAAATAGCTTTATCGGCGCGGCCCGCCGTATTTTGCAACACAAAAATGATCCTGTGCAGTCGGATGAGATCGTACACCGCTTCAAACGTGATGTGGCTTACCAAAAAATTGTTAACATGATTGAGAAGCTTGCACATGAATAA
- a CDS encoding glycosyltransferase family 4 protein has product MKIVLTTSMSGLGGTENATFRLSRLLKSRGHDIVLASSDGPLIAEAQELGIRWYEINFYQGGLAGYLKGMAAYTKMLKEEKPDIIHCQMARIVPACALAAKIASPKTKVFYHARGLDPETYPKIAKLFKMLGVYIIGNCKHEQEKLIRYGFPANRITYTYNALHKPDYVPEKTEKDYIMLGTLSRLDKVRAVHLMLPIFKTLVDRGLPVRLSIAGIGEEMNNLKAQAYDLGIADKVTFLGGVRDLTAYFKDVDILVNTPNCAGDHGAGVGNNILEAGLYDTPVVTYNMAGISEMVINGQTGYCIPLGNAEEFADAVTELVHNKDLRRQLGQALHKHVETLCSDDEIYRTTIAAYNM; this is encoded by the coding sequence ATGAAAATTGTACTAACTACCTCTATGAGCGGCCTCGGCGGCACTGAAAATGCAACCTTTCGCTTAAGCCGCCTCCTGAAAAGCCGGGGGCATGATATCGTTTTGGCATCTTCAGACGGCCCACTTATTGCAGAGGCACAAGAATTAGGTATCCGCTGGTATGAAATAAATTTCTACCAAGGCGGCTTAGCGGGTTATCTGAAAGGTATGGCTGCATATACAAAAATGCTGAAAGAGGAAAAACCCGACATTATCCACTGCCAAATGGCACGCATTGTGCCTGCATGTGCTTTGGCGGCAAAAATCGCTTCTCCCAAAACTAAAGTTTTTTATCACGCCCGCGGCTTGGATCCGGAAACCTACCCTAAAATTGCCAAATTATTCAAAATGCTAGGCGTTTACATTATCGGCAACTGTAAACACGAACAAGAAAAACTGATCCGCTACGGCTTTCCCGCCAACCGTATTACATACACCTATAATGCCTTGCACAAACCCGACTATGTTCCGGAAAAAACTGAAAAAGACTACATTATGCTCGGCACCTTATCTCGCCTAGATAAAGTGCGTGCCGTACATCTGATGCTGCCTATTTTTAAAACCCTGGTAGATCGCGGCCTGCCTGTGCGTCTTTCGATCGCAGGTATCGGTGAAGAAATGAATAATCTCAAGGCACAGGCATATGATTTGGGTATTGCCGATAAAGTTACCTTCTTAGGCGGTGTACGCGATTTAACCGCTTACTTCAAAGATGTGGATATTTTGGTAAATACGCCCAATTGCGCGGGAGATCACGGAGCCGGCGTTGGTAATAATATTCTCGAAGCAGGCCTGTATGATACTCCGGTAGTAACCTACAACATGGCGGGTATCTCGGAGATGGTGATCAACGGACAAACCGGCTACTGCATTCCTCTGGGCAATGCCGAAGAGTTTGCCGATGCCGTTACTGAATTGGTGCACAACAAAGACTTACGCCGTCAATTAGGCCAAGCTCTGCACAAACATGTCGAAACCTTGTGCTCGGACGATGAAATTTACCGTACCACTATTGCTGCATACAATATGTAA
- a CDS encoding O-antigen ligase family protein yields MKINSQKLYIFLFYSIICAYMLGPTLAYVAGIPRIDNPLTVLFIAAMGMAAIFESKRIPRDILIALLAITVMSGWSLMHLLFSPLTPTQFMDIMFFMVLPPLFYALYLILSRHRDPLQFIRKFLTIFALFIAVPPFLELILGFQFVASDETLSLDSGSLKGLFFNPNNLAATALCTAPAILIFFNLLAQSRKDMLRGWLLFILLGAVIFASASRTAIACYLLLLALNLIYRNNGLTTLIAIATAVCVLMMIPDQWIKDFLLSLNGNEFLERFSSRLYLFLYDFQSDNSISYRQEIYNYFWNNPPFLYLGYGPKNFQEYFGGHLSDSLGFANPHSFIIELYLGFGMASLLGFLAYLLRYAKVILTTAGLVSKQRVFGLACMGIFLIAGFIPSTILRLPFIWLPCFFIFIYLAANLKNKHLQTKRGYTL; encoded by the coding sequence GTGAAAATCAACTCTCAGAAACTATACATTTTTTTATTTTACAGCATCATTTGTGCCTACATGCTGGGGCCTACACTTGCCTATGTAGCCGGCATTCCGCGAATCGATAATCCTTTAACGGTATTATTTATCGCCGCGATGGGGATGGCCGCTATCTTTGAAAGTAAGCGGATTCCACGGGATATCCTTATAGCTTTGCTTGCCATTACTGTTATGAGCGGCTGGAGTTTGATGCATCTCCTATTTTCTCCGCTCACACCGACGCAATTTATGGACATCATGTTTTTTATGGTGCTCCCTCCGCTGTTTTATGCTCTATATCTGATACTTTCCCGCCATCGCGATCCGCTGCAGTTCATCCGTAAATTTTTAACAATTTTTGCTCTTTTTATAGCGGTGCCCCCATTTCTCGAACTGATTCTGGGCTTTCAATTCGTCGCTTCAGATGAAACCCTGTCTCTGGACAGCGGTAGTTTGAAAGGCTTGTTCTTTAATCCGAACAACTTGGCTGCTACGGCATTATGTACCGCGCCTGCTATTCTCATTTTCTTCAACCTGCTTGCCCAAAGCCGTAAAGATATGTTGCGCGGCTGGCTGCTGTTTATCCTATTGGGCGCAGTTATCTTCGCCAGTGCTTCGCGTACCGCTATCGCCTGCTATCTGCTATTGCTCGCACTCAATCTCATCTACCGCAACAACGGCCTAACCACCTTAATAGCGATTGCCACTGCCGTCTGCGTATTAATGATGATTCCTGACCAATGGATTAAAGATTTTCTCCTTTCTCTAAACGGCAATGAGTTTTTGGAACGTTTTTCATCCAGGCTGTATCTGTTCTTATATGATTTTCAAAGCGACAACTCCATTTCGTACCGTCAGGAAATCTACAATTACTTTTGGAACAACCCTCCGTTTTTATATTTGGGATATGGGCCTAAAAACTTCCAAGAATACTTCGGCGGGCACTTAAGCGACAGCCTCGGTTTTGCCAATCCGCACAGTTTTATCATTGAATTGTACCTAGGCTTCGGTATGGCTTCTCTATTGGGCTTTTTGGCTTATTTACTGCGCTATGCAAAAGTTATTCTCACGACTGCCGGCTTGGTTTCCAAACAACGTGTGTTTGGCCTGGCCTGCATGGGTATTTTCCTAATTGCCGGATTCATTCCTTCTACTATTTTGCGATTACCTTTCATTTGGCTGCCCTGCTTCTTCATTTTCATCTATTTAGCAGCTAATTTGAAAAACAAACACTTACAAACCAAGCGAGGCTATACATTATGA
- a CDS encoding glycosyltransferase, which produces MHVLILPSWYPETPDDVDGIFFRQQAQALQRAGVTVGVIAPQFRSLRGRPDTIFSKMYGYKDYVEQGIPTFVYQTMYFFPRLQLDRSRWLKAGKKLFMRYVTKHGKPDLIHAHCMNYGGLLAYAIYQETGIPYVITEHSSTYARKLIHDWQRPAMQPAAEHCAARLAVSHDFCDLLKKEYQGLEWKYLPNILSNKFEAPVNLQNKQGNPEFTFCSVAHLRLNKGFDILLPAFADALKTNPNMKLKIGGTGPDEAQFHQLAASLNLGNKVEFLGGLKNEEVLNLMYTSDAFVLASRVETFGVVFIEALSQGLPVIATRCGGPESIVTNENGILVDTEDQAALTTALLDMAVNSGNYVPEVLRKNCLAEFGEKSIVGQLQAIYRQVTGRN; this is translated from the coding sequence ATGCATGTATTAATCCTACCATCTTGGTATCCAGAAACTCCCGATGATGTTGACGGTATCTTTTTCCGACAACAGGCACAGGCGCTGCAAAGAGCGGGGGTAACTGTAGGCGTTATCGCTCCCCAGTTTCGCTCTCTACGCGGACGCCCGGATACAATCTTTTCAAAGATGTACGGTTACAAAGATTATGTCGAACAGGGCATACCGACATTCGTTTATCAAACCATGTATTTCTTCCCTCGCCTTCAGCTTGACCGTAGCCGTTGGCTCAAAGCAGGAAAAAAGCTTTTCATGCGCTATGTCACAAAACATGGCAAACCAGACCTCATACATGCGCATTGCATGAATTACGGCGGCCTTTTAGCATATGCTATTTATCAAGAAACAGGCATCCCCTACGTTATCACAGAGCACAGTTCTACCTATGCACGAAAGCTAATTCATGACTGGCAACGACCCGCTATGCAGCCGGCCGCCGAGCATTGTGCGGCGCGCCTTGCCGTCAGCCATGATTTTTGCGATCTGTTGAAAAAAGAATATCAAGGTTTGGAGTGGAAATATTTACCAAATATCTTGTCTAACAAATTCGAAGCGCCCGTCAACTTACAAAATAAACAGGGAAACCCAGAGTTTACATTCTGTTCGGTGGCGCACCTGCGGTTGAATAAAGGCTTTGATATTTTATTACCCGCTTTTGCCGATGCTCTAAAAACCAACCCGAATATGAAGTTAAAAATCGGCGGCACAGGCCCCGACGAAGCTCAGTTTCACCAACTGGCAGCCTCATTAAATCTAGGCAATAAAGTGGAATTCTTGGGCGGCTTAAAAAATGAAGAAGTATTAAATCTGATGTACACCAGCGATGCTTTTGTTTTAGCCAGCAGGGTCGAAACCTTCGGCGTAGTATTTATTGAAGCCTTATCCCAAGGACTGCCCGTTATTGCTACCCGATGCGGAGGCCCCGAAAGTATCGTCACAAATGAAAACGGTATCTTGGTCGATACTGAAGATCAAGCAGCACTGACTACCGCCTTACTGGATATGGCTGTCAACAGCGGCAATTACGTCCCCGAAGTTTTGCGCAAAAACTGCTTGGCCGAATTTGGTGAAAAGAGCATCGTCGGACAACTACAAGCAATTTACCGGCAAGTAACCGGTCGAAACTGA
- a CDS encoding lipopolysaccharide biosynthesis protein, translated as MNAKKLFGYALGPLGSAAASALSLPLISWYFSADDIGRIVLLQAVSSLTLLVLGLGLDQAYIREYYSAPDKAQLFKTIVVPPMILAFAGMFAVFWYPEWLSIQILALDDATLGLWCLLFFGGILLPRYLSLILRMQERAFAFSLSQFTPKVLILFFVLLYIAVQAPKTTFYLIAAYTVAQWCCAVILMWQTRHELLAAAKAERNTKQLKETLRYGIPLAAAGLAYWGLSSIDRFALKKLAGLSELGVYSMAVSFGAIALIFQSIFSTIWAPMVFKWIEGEQENFKKIGTIVDSMLSLIVMILCVIGLFSPLVPMILPANYAPVQFILLSSILFPLLYTLTEVTGIGINVSKQTWLITVISLIALVCNLALLYWLIRLFGARGAAVATATSFWLFFVMKTECSIRLWQPLPRKKLYGTTLACLISCIAYTCWGNPTNYFIFAAFWLLVTIGLYLRHKHQLHTMILMIRGRLKSN; from the coding sequence ATGAATGCAAAAAAATTATTTGGTTACGCCCTAGGCCCCCTAGGTAGTGCCGCCGCAAGCGCATTATCTTTGCCGCTGATCTCTTGGTATTTCAGTGCTGATGATATTGGGCGGATCGTGCTGCTGCAAGCAGTATCGAGCCTGACATTATTGGTACTTGGCTTAGGTTTGGATCAAGCATATATACGCGAGTATTACAGTGCGCCCGATAAGGCACAACTGTTTAAAACTATTGTAGTACCACCTATGATTCTTGCATTTGCCGGTATGTTTGCCGTATTTTGGTATCCGGAGTGGCTATCAATACAAATACTGGCACTCGACGATGCAACATTAGGTTTGTGGTGTTTATTGTTTTTCGGAGGCATCTTACTACCCCGTTACCTTTCTTTGATACTGCGTATGCAAGAAAGGGCGTTTGCGTTCTCCCTTAGCCAATTTACACCCAAGGTTTTAATTTTATTTTTCGTTTTACTATACATAGCCGTACAAGCACCTAAAACCACATTTTATTTGATTGCTGCCTATACCGTAGCCCAATGGTGTTGCGCAGTCATTTTAATGTGGCAAACGCGGCACGAATTGCTGGCCGCTGCGAAAGCCGAGAGAAACACTAAGCAACTGAAAGAGACACTACGTTATGGCATCCCTCTGGCAGCCGCCGGATTAGCCTACTGGGGACTTTCTTCAATAGATAGGTTTGCTTTAAAAAAACTAGCCGGCCTCTCTGAGTTGGGCGTCTATTCCATGGCAGTCAGCTTTGGGGCTATTGCTTTAATCTTTCAAAGTATTTTTTCTACCATTTGGGCACCGATGGTATTTAAATGGATAGAAGGTGAGCAGGAAAATTTTAAAAAAATCGGCACCATTGTTGATTCGATGCTGAGTTTGATCGTCATGATTTTATGTGTCATCGGACTATTCTCACCGTTGGTTCCGATGATTTTGCCGGCAAATTATGCACCTGTGCAATTTATACTACTCTCGAGCATTTTGTTTCCTTTGCTGTATACCCTAACAGAAGTAACCGGCATCGGTATTAATGTGAGTAAGCAAACATGGCTGATTACAGTTATTTCCCTGATCGCCTTAGTTTGCAACTTGGCGTTGTTATATTGGTTAATCCGGCTTTTTGGAGCCAGAGGCGCGGCAGTTGCTACAGCAACTTCATTTTGGTTGTTTTTCGTTATGAAAACCGAATGTTCGATACGTCTTTGGCAGCCGCTACCGCGTAAGAAGCTGTATGGCACTACCTTGGCATGCTTAATATCGTGTATTGCTTATACCTGCTGGGGTAATCCGACAAACTATTTTATTTTTGCGGCGTTTTGGCTGCTCGTGACAATCGGCTTGTATCTCCGGCACAAGCACCAACTGCACACTATGATATTAATGATTAGAGGCCGTCTGAAAAGCAATTAA
- a CDS encoding nucleotide sugar dehydrogenase yields MKNITIQKFADKTAKIGIVGLGYVGLPLMLRYVDIGYQVLGFDIDEGKVASLNEGKSYIEHIPSEKIAAARNSLFEATTDFSRIGEVEAIILCVPTPLNKYREPDMSYVIDTTDAVKPYLRAGQVLSLESTTYPGTTEEELLPRAEEGGLKVGKDIFLVYSPEREDPGNPNFETRTIPKVIGGHTPACLEVGIALYQPAIDTVVPVSSTRAAELTKLLENIHRAVNIGLVNEMKIVADKMDIDIHEVIGAAATKPFGFVAYYPGPGLGGHCIPIDPFYLTWKAREYGVNTRFIELAGEVNSAMPDYVISKISLALNERNLSIKDSKVLVLGIAYKKNVDDMRESPSVEVLERLHKLGAKIAYSDPHVPVFPHIPGHSYFDLKSENLTAENIANFDCIVVTTDHDKFDYELLKKHAKLIVDTRGRFPGKADNVVKA; encoded by the coding sequence ATGAAAAATATTACCATTCAAAAATTTGCCGATAAAACTGCCAAGATCGGCATCGTCGGCTTAGGCTATGTTGGCCTGCCCCTTATGCTGCGCTATGTTGACATAGGCTATCAAGTATTGGGTTTTGACATTGACGAGGGTAAGGTTGCCAGCCTTAACGAAGGTAAAAGCTATATCGAACACATCCCCAGCGAAAAAATTGCTGCGGCTCGAAACAGTTTGTTTGAAGCAACTACCGATTTTTCCCGTATCGGCGAAGTAGAAGCCATTATTTTGTGCGTACCTACTCCTCTAAATAAATATCGCGAGCCGGACATGAGCTATGTGATCGATACTACCGATGCAGTAAAACCATATCTGCGCGCCGGTCAAGTATTATCACTTGAATCAACCACCTACCCTGGCACAACCGAAGAGGAGTTATTGCCGCGCGCCGAAGAAGGTGGTTTGAAAGTCGGTAAAGACATTTTCTTGGTGTACTCACCCGAACGCGAAGATCCGGGTAACCCCAATTTTGAAACCCGGACCATTCCCAAAGTAATCGGCGGCCACACTCCCGCATGTTTGGAAGTGGGTATCGCCCTCTACCAACCTGCAATCGATACCGTTGTACCGGTGAGTTCCACCCGAGCCGCCGAATTAACCAAACTGCTGGAAAATATTCACCGTGCAGTTAATATCGGCCTGGTAAACGAAATGAAAATCGTGGCAGATAAAATGGATATCGATATTCACGAAGTGATTGGTGCCGCAGCTACCAAACCTTTCGGCTTTGTCGCCTACTACCCGGGTCCTGGCTTAGGCGGCCACTGCATTCCGATCGATCCATTCTATCTGACTTGGAAGGCTCGTGAATATGGTGTGAATACCCGCTTCATAGAATTGGCCGGCGAAGTAAACTCTGCCATGCCTGATTATGTAATCAGCAAAATCAGCTTGGCTCTCAACGAACGCAACCTATCTATCAAAGACAGCAAAGTTTTGGTACTGGGTATCGCCTATAAGAAAAATGTTGACGATATGCGTGAAAGCCCGTCTGTCGAAGTATTGGAGCGCTTACACAAACTGGGTGCGAAGATTGCCTATTCCGATCCTCATGTTCCGGTATTCCCGCACATTCCCGGCCATAGTTACTTTGATCTGAAGAGTGAAAACCTAACAGCTGAAAATATTGCTAATTTTGATTGCATCGTAGTGACTACAGATCACGATAAATTTGATTATGAATTGTTGAAAAAACATGCCAAATTGATCGTAGATACCCGCGGACGCTTCCCGGGCAAAGCAGACAATGTAGTAAAAGCCTGA
- the ribD gene encoding bifunctional diaminohydroxyphosphoribosylaminopyrimidine deaminase/5-amino-6-(5-phosphoribosylamino)uracil reductase RibD: MHKHADTFGELDSQMMYRALVLARQGRFSTSPNPRVGCVLAKGSQIVGEGFHIMAGGPHAEVHALRQAGSLAQGSAAYVTLEPCSHYGRTPPCAQSLIEAGVSRVVAAMRDPNPLVGGKGLEMLQKAGIAVSCGLLENEARELNRGFLSRIERARPFVRLKCAASLDGKTALANGQSQWITGEQARADVQILRAESCAVITGIGTVLADNPQLNVRDFPTLRQPTRIVLDSRLQTPLNSNLIQNGTAPTIIATLVTETEKLQPYLHHPHVSVIAANEKNGRIDLPKLLGKLADLGFGEVMVEAGATLAGAFLEEELLDEIVVYQSPKILGGAGRGLFILSERPQVLTQKSNWQTIGVTTIGCDIRWILRQ; this comes from the coding sequence ATGCATAAACATGCTGATACATTTGGCGAACTCGACAGCCAAATGATGTACCGCGCCCTTGTCCTTGCACGACAAGGGCGTTTTTCAACCTCTCCGAATCCTCGGGTCGGTTGTGTATTGGCCAAAGGCAGCCAAATTGTAGGAGAAGGTTTTCATATCATGGCCGGGGGGCCGCATGCCGAAGTGCATGCCCTTAGACAAGCCGGCAGCTTGGCTCAAGGTTCGGCTGCCTACGTTACTCTGGAGCCGTGCAGCCACTACGGGCGCACGCCTCCATGCGCCCAAAGCCTGATCGAGGCAGGCGTATCTCGTGTTGTCGCCGCTATGCGCGACCCTAATCCCCTTGTGGGCGGCAAAGGACTGGAAATGCTGCAAAAAGCAGGTATCGCAGTGAGTTGCGGCCTCTTGGAGAACGAGGCCAGAGAACTTAATCGTGGCTTTTTATCCCGCATCGAAAGAGCCAGGCCGTTTGTGCGTCTTAAATGTGCCGCCAGCCTAGACGGAAAAACCGCACTTGCAAACGGCCAAAGCCAATGGATTACAGGCGAGCAAGCACGGGCTGACGTACAAATTCTACGTGCGGAAAGTTGCGCCGTAATCACCGGCATCGGCACAGTATTAGCCGACAACCCGCAATTAAATGTTCGGGACTTCCCTACGCTACGCCAACCTACGCGCATAGTTTTAGACAGCCGTCTGCAAACTCCTCTTAACAGCAACCTGATCCAAAACGGCACCGCTCCCACTATTATCGCTACTTTAGTAACGGAAACCGAAAAACTCCAACCATATCTGCATCATCCCCATGTATCTGTGATCGCCGCAAACGAAAAAAACGGCAGGATCGATCTCCCCAAACTACTCGGAAAATTAGCCGATCTCGGTTTCGGCGAAGTCATGGTGGAAGCAGGTGCTACTTTGGCAGGTGCTTTTCTAGAAGAGGAACTTTTAGACGAAATTGTAGTCTATCAGTCGCCTAAGATATTAGGAGGAGCTGGCAGAGGTCTGTTCATACTTTCCGAACGACCGCAAGTATTAACTCAGAAAAGCAATTGGCAAACCATAGGGGTCACTACGATAGGATGCGATATCCGTTGGATACTACGTCAATAA
- the nrdR gene encoding transcriptional regulator NrdR: MKCPFCQNSNTQVTDSRLLEETNSIRRRRRCSTCGQRFSTFETVEMRMPQIVKSTGIKVAFNPHKLRTSLARALHKRPIDDEQIDDTVALIELRLYRLGQKEVSSRLIGEMAMEALAALDQVAYVRFASVYKSFNDVSEFTQAIATLPLVSNNPPQA, from the coding sequence ATGAAATGCCCCTTCTGCCAAAATTCCAACACCCAAGTAACCGACTCGCGCTTACTGGAAGAAACCAACAGCATTCGCCGCAGAAGGCGCTGCTCGACATGCGGCCAACGTTTCAGCACTTTTGAAACGGTAGAAATGCGGATGCCCCAAATTGTGAAAAGTACTGGAATCAAAGTCGCCTTCAATCCCCACAAACTGAGAACCAGCTTGGCACGCGCCTTACATAAGCGCCCCATAGATGACGAACAAATAGATGATACGGTCGCACTAATCGAATTACGCCTTTACCGTTTGGGCCAAAAAGAAGTCAGCTCAAGGCTGATCGGCGAAATGGCGATGGAGGCTCTGGCCGCACTCGACCAAGTTGCCTATGTACGTTTTGCCTCCGTGTACAAAAGCTTTAACGATGTTTCCGAATTTACGCAAGCCATCGCCACATTACCTCTTGTATCGAATAATCCGCCCCAAGCATAA
- a CDS encoding class II glutamine amidotransferase, with protein sequence MCQLLGMNCNTPTDIIFSFEGFRLRGGLTDHHADGFGIGFFEGKGVRLFHDDKPSAHSPVADLIRAYQIKSENVVAHIRKATQGQTSLANTHPFMREIWGEYWLFAHNGHLKNFYPEAGEYYRPVGNTDSERAFCYILEQLRQRFRHKPDEETLFETIASLTHEIRNHGLFNFVVSNGEFMMAHASTLLHYIVRKAPFGEAKLLDDDVAIDFSAVTTPNDKVAVIATLPLTVNEHWTQLAENELVMFRQGDIIRRDIPSSPRYLSIEEGLAIARAAGVSV encoded by the coding sequence ATGTGCCAGCTTTTGGGCATGAATTGCAACACACCTACCGACATTATTTTTTCCTTTGAAGGCTTCCGCCTGCGTGGCGGCCTCACCGACCACCACGCCGACGGATTCGGCATCGGCTTTTTCGAAGGCAAAGGCGTCCGCCTATTTCATGACGACAAACCGAGCGCACACTCCCCCGTAGCCGATTTGATACGCGCCTATCAAATCAAATCCGAAAATGTGGTAGCGCATATCCGCAAAGCCACCCAAGGCCAAACCTCTTTGGCCAATACGCATCCGTTTATGCGTGAAATATGGGGCGAATACTGGCTGTTTGCCCACAACGGCCATCTGAAAAACTTCTACCCCGAAGCCGGAGAATATTACCGCCCGGTTGGCAATACCGATTCCGAACGCGCGTTTTGCTATATTTTGGAACAATTGCGCCAACGCTTCCGCCACAAACCCGACGAAGAAACCTTATTTGAAACAATCGCATCGCTTACCCACGAAATACGCAACCACGGCTTATTTAATTTCGTCGTATCCAACGGCGAATTTATGATGGCGCATGCCAGCACCCTGCTGCACTATATAGTTCGAAAAGCGCCTTTCGGCGAAGCGAAATTGTTGGATGATGATGTCGCCATCGACTTTTCTGCTGTTACCACACCCAACGATAAAGTCGCCGTCATTGCCACCCTGCCGCTGACTGTCAATGAACATTGGACACAATTAGCCGAAAATGAATTGGTGATGTTCCGGCAAGGCGACATTATCCGCCGTGATATTCCCTCTTCTCCGCGTTATTTAAGTATTGAAGAGGGGCTTGCCATCGCCCGGGCGGCAGGTGTATCGGTTTAG